In the genome of Flexistipes sinusarabici DSM 4947, one region contains:
- a CDS encoding UbiX family flavin prenyltransferase, which yields MKKIFVGITGASGALYGLKTLQELSRRDFEVNLCITPDGLINLNLELGKDFGSIDEFITNFKLSNIITHDYKNFAAPVSSGSNPMDYYIVVPASMGSVGRIASGVSSNLIERCADVAMKESKKLILVVRETPFNTIHLRNMLSLSQAGVTVLPAAPGFYHKPKDIDDIISFIVGKIFDIMNISHNLFERWD from the coding sequence TTGAAAAAAATTTTTGTAGGTATTACCGGCGCAAGCGGGGCTTTATATGGATTAAAAACACTGCAGGAGTTGAGCAGGCGGGATTTTGAAGTGAATCTCTGTATTACCCCTGATGGACTTATTAATTTGAATCTTGAACTCGGCAAAGATTTCGGGTCAATTGATGAATTTATTACAAATTTTAAGCTTTCGAATATTATTACACACGATTATAAAAATTTTGCTGCACCTGTAAGCAGCGGCTCAAACCCGATGGATTACTACATTGTTGTCCCTGCCTCAATGGGTAGTGTAGGCAGAATAGCATCAGGAGTCAGTTCAAACCTGATTGAGCGCTGTGCCGATGTTGCCATGAAAGAATCCAAAAAATTAATACTTGTTGTAAGAGAAACTCCTTTTAACACTATCCATCTGCGAAACATGCTCTCGCTGTCACAGGCGGGAGTTACTGTGTTGCCGGCTGCTCCGGGTTTTTATCATAAACCAAAAGATATTGATGATATAATAAGCTTTATTGTTGGAAAGATTTTTGATATAATGAATATATCTCATAATTTGTTTGAAAGATGGGATTAA
- a CDS encoding UbiA-like polyprenyltransferase gives MEKVKTFFRMIKIEHSLFALPFAFTGALLAARGIPSLWKIFWIFVAMVNARTIAMGLNRVVDAEIDSKNPRTADREIPAGKISKKKALLYIVLSLFIYEVATYQLNMLCFILSPVPLIVFVVYSYSKRFTSLCHIILGVALGLAPIGAWVAINGTVNLGIVLLGIAVLLWVAGFDIIYALQDLDFDKSYGLFSVPAKLGIKNSILISRLFHLTAFIIFAYLKVYFGLGILYIAGVILCGLFMLYEHSLIKSDDLSRVNMAFFNMNAYISITIFVFVFLDFLMRGMV, from the coding sequence ATGGAAAAAGTTAAAACATTTTTCAGGATGATAAAAATTGAGCACTCTCTTTTTGCTCTCCCTTTTGCATTTACCGGAGCACTCCTGGCTGCCCGCGGGATTCCGTCGCTCTGGAAAATATTCTGGATTTTTGTTGCCATGGTAAATGCCAGAACTATAGCAATGGGACTGAACAGGGTTGTAGATGCAGAGATAGATTCAAAAAATCCGAGAACAGCCGACCGTGAAATTCCTGCCGGTAAAATTTCCAAAAAGAAGGCATTACTGTATATCGTGCTTTCATTATTCATCTATGAAGTTGCCACCTATCAATTGAATATGCTGTGCTTTATTTTATCCCCTGTTCCACTTATAGTTTTTGTCGTATATTCTTACTCAAAAAGATTTACTTCACTTTGCCATATTATACTGGGTGTTGCTCTTGGTCTGGCGCCCATTGGGGCGTGGGTTGCAATAAACGGAACAGTAAACCTGGGTATAGTACTACTTGGTATTGCCGTGCTGCTATGGGTGGCAGGATTTGATATCATATACGCTCTGCAGGATCTTGACTTTGACAAAAGTTACGGATTATTTTCAGTTCCTGCTAAATTAGGGATAAAAAACTCCATTCTTATATCCAGACTTTTTCATTTGACAGCATTTATTATATTTGCCTATTTAAAAGTCTACTTTGGCCTTGGCATTCTTTACATAGCCGGTGTTATTCTTTGCGGACTTTTTATGCTGTATGAGCATTCATTGATCAAATCTGATGATCTCAGCAGGGTAAATATGGCTTTTTTTAATATGAATGCATATATTAGCATTACGATATTTGTATTTGTCTTTCTGGACTTTCTTATGAGAGGTATGGTTTGA